From Watersipora subatra chromosome 2, tzWatSuba1.1, whole genome shotgun sequence, one genomic window encodes:
- the LOC137387016 gene encoding uncharacterized protein isoform X2 has protein sequence MQQQQTQQPQQMPGQQQQIMQPTQSQFDTPSGVTIVTQNPQENFYKLQPTAVSQLKGLSITQIVVGALCLPFGISLLVVEAESRYSSELSFTGYGIWCGVYIMATMILNIISSTIFFPVLVTVASMVVGWNTFSSFCKHNSSACPSENTTAALNCVFLFFSVAELIITIWSAALCCEAICSCCLPVHSNHQVQYAAPTLQTQQQYVVYPGTVPTQHVNLSGYQVTTGHQTPTATTHMLPQGSYILQSQQPPTYYQIVQATPNQISGNEQSPASADTTNN, from the exons ATGCAGCAACAACAGACACAGCAGCCTCAACAGATGCCAGGGCAGCAACAACAAATAATGCAACCGACCCAGTCACAGTTCGATACACCGTCTGGTGTTACCATAGTAACTCAAAACCCTCAGGAAAATTTTTATAAGTTACAACCAACTGCCGTGTCTCAGCTAAAGGG ATTGTCAATAACTCAGATAGTGGTTGGAGCACTTTGTTTACCATTTGGAATCAGTCTTTTAGTAGTCGAAGCAGAATCGAGATACAGTTCAGAACTCTCCTTCACCGGCTATGGTATTTGGTGTGGAGTATAC ATAATGGCTACAATGATCCTTAACATTATCAGCTCGACTATATTCTTTCCAGTGCTCGTTACGGTGGCATCAATGGTTGTTGGTTGGAACACTTTTTCATCTTTTTGTAAACATAACTCTAGCGCTTGCCCA AGTGAAAACACCACTGCAGCACTGAATTGTGTGTTTCTGTTCTTCTCTGTTGCTGAGCTGATAATAACGATATGGAGTGCTGCACTCTGTTGTGAAGCTATCTGTAGTTGCTGCCTCCCAGTCCACTCAAATCATCAAGTGCAGTATGCTGCTCCCACTCTCCAAACTCAACAGCAGTATGTGGTTTATCCTGGAACTGTGCCAACTCAACATGTCAACTTAAGTGGCTACCAAGTCACAACAGGGCATCAAACTCCAACag CTACAACACACATGCTTCCACAAGGCAGTTACATCCTCCAGTCTCAGCAACCTCCAACATACTATCAAATTGTACAAGCAACCCCTAACCAGATATCAGGAAATGAACAGTCACCAGCCTCTGCTGACACCACAAATAACTAG
- the LOC137387016 gene encoding membrane-spanning 4-domains subfamily A member 4A-like isoform X1: MQQQQTQQPQQMPGQQQQIMQPTQSQFDTPSGVTIVTQNPQENFYKLQPTAVSQLKGLSITQIVVGALCLPFGISLLVVEAESRYSSELSFTGYGIWCGVYFVITGGIGLGAVKRNTRSWIMATMILNIISSTIFFPVLVTVASMVVGWNTFSSFCKHNSSACPSENTTAALNCVFLFFSVAELIITIWSAALCCEAICSCCLPVHSNHQVQYAAPTLQTQQQYVVYPGTVPTQHVNLSGYQVTTGHQTPTATTHMLPQGSYILQSQQPPTYYQIVQATPNQISGNEQSPASADTTNN, from the exons ATGCAGCAACAACAGACACAGCAGCCTCAACAGATGCCAGGGCAGCAACAACAAATAATGCAACCGACCCAGTCACAGTTCGATACACCGTCTGGTGTTACCATAGTAACTCAAAACCCTCAGGAAAATTTTTATAAGTTACAACCAACTGCCGTGTCTCAGCTAAAGGG ATTGTCAATAACTCAGATAGTGGTTGGAGCACTTTGTTTACCATTTGGAATCAGTCTTTTAGTAGTCGAAGCAGAATCGAGATACAGTTCAGAACTCTCCTTCACCGGCTATGGTATTTGGTGTGGAGTATAC TTTGTTATTACTGGTGGAATTGGACTCGGTGCAGTGAAGCGCAACACACGCTCTTGG ATAATGGCTACAATGATCCTTAACATTATCAGCTCGACTATATTCTTTCCAGTGCTCGTTACGGTGGCATCAATGGTTGTTGGTTGGAACACTTTTTCATCTTTTTGTAAACATAACTCTAGCGCTTGCCCA AGTGAAAACACCACTGCAGCACTGAATTGTGTGTTTCTGTTCTTCTCTGTTGCTGAGCTGATAATAACGATATGGAGTGCTGCACTCTGTTGTGAAGCTATCTGTAGTTGCTGCCTCCCAGTCCACTCAAATCATCAAGTGCAGTATGCTGCTCCCACTCTCCAAACTCAACAGCAGTATGTGGTTTATCCTGGAACTGTGCCAACTCAACATGTCAACTTAAGTGGCTACCAAGTCACAACAGGGCATCAAACTCCAACag CTACAACACACATGCTTCCACAAGGCAGTTACATCCTCCAGTCTCAGCAACCTCCAACATACTATCAAATTGTACAAGCAACCCCTAACCAGATATCAGGAAATGAACAGTCACCAGCCTCTGCTGACACCACAAATAACTAG